One Mycolicibacterium sarraceniae genomic window carries:
- a CDS encoding type VII secretion protein EsxS translates to MSLLDAHIPQLIASESAFGAKTALMRSTLAQAEQEAVAAQAFHMGESSAAYQAAHARFVEAAAKVNALLDLAQANLGEAGATYVAQDAAAAGTYGGI, encoded by the coding sequence GTGAGTCTTCTCGATGCACACATTCCGCAGCTGATCGCATCCGAATCGGCATTCGGAGCCAAGACGGCTCTGATGCGGAGCACGCTCGCCCAGGCCGAACAGGAAGCGGTTGCCGCGCAGGCATTCCATATGGGCGAGTCGTCGGCGGCCTACCAGGCCGCACACGCACGCTTTGTCGAAGCGGCAGCCAAGGTCAATGCCCTGCTGGACCTCGCTCAGGCGAATCTGGGCGAGGCCGGCGCCACGTATGTAGCGCAAGATGCCGCTGCCGCAGGCACTTACGGGGGTATCTGA
- a CDS encoding PE family protein: MTLNVVPEGLSAASAAVEALSARLAATHAAAAPLISSVLPPAADAVSVQAALACATKGSEHTVAAADGVVELGRAGTGVAQSAASYAAGDALAAVSYGGQGVS, translated from the coding sequence ATGACACTCAATGTCGTCCCCGAGGGTCTGTCGGCGGCCAGCGCGGCGGTCGAGGCTTTGAGCGCACGGCTGGCTGCCACGCACGCCGCCGCGGCACCGCTCATCAGCTCCGTGCTGCCCCCGGCCGCCGATGCCGTGTCAGTGCAAGCGGCGCTGGCCTGTGCGACGAAGGGATCCGAGCACACTGTCGCGGCCGCCGACGGTGTTGTCGAATTGGGGCGCGCCGGAACGGGTGTGGCGCAATCGGCGGCGAGCTATGCCGCAGGGGACGCACTTGCCGCGGTTTCCTACGGCGGGCAGGGGGTCAGCTGA
- a CDS encoding ESX secretion-associated protein EspG gives MPAADAIELSVDAAWFIADEAGVGPFPWVLAITPPYRDASERGVFASRQIAELTRFGVMVDGQIAPAVRRWIYVVCQPERWLELRYVSGTGSSADQLRGIVARADDHMVVALRNAQLVTFTALDIATGLAMSRVVTAGLPGRPPAHFEDFALPLRVGARADQQLRDGAELCDVMCHLGIPESARAVVRGVFEGPTSYVEIVAGQRCDAARLTSEVGIAVVDNASQRLVVSPTRAFDGEWVSVFAPGTDMAVALAIERLTATLPDGPWFSPLQSVRDFTAQTI, from the coding sequence ATGCCTGCGGCTGATGCCATCGAGCTGTCGGTAGACGCGGCCTGGTTCATCGCCGACGAAGCCGGTGTCGGACCGTTTCCCTGGGTGCTGGCGATCACGCCACCGTATCGCGACGCGTCCGAACGCGGGGTGTTCGCATCGCGGCAGATCGCGGAACTGACGAGATTCGGGGTGATGGTCGACGGACAGATCGCCCCAGCCGTGCGTCGGTGGATCTACGTCGTATGCCAACCCGAGCGATGGCTGGAACTGCGCTACGTCAGCGGGACCGGTTCGTCAGCCGACCAGCTTCGGGGCATCGTTGCTCGCGCAGACGATCACATGGTGGTGGCGTTGCGCAACGCCCAATTGGTCACCTTCACAGCCCTGGACATCGCTACTGGACTGGCGATGTCACGGGTCGTCACCGCCGGGCTGCCGGGGCGTCCGCCGGCACACTTCGAGGACTTCGCGCTTCCGTTACGGGTCGGTGCTCGAGCCGACCAGCAACTGCGCGATGGTGCGGAACTGTGCGACGTGATGTGTCACCTCGGGATCCCAGAATCCGCTCGCGCGGTCGTCAGAGGTGTCTTCGAGGGGCCGACCAGTTACGTCGAGATCGTTGCCGGCCAACGTTGCGATGCGGCTCGACTTACGTCCGAGGTGGGTATTGCTGTGGTGGACAACGCCAGTCAACGTCTCGTAGTGAGCCCCACTCGGGCGTTCGACGGTGAGTGGGTGTCGGTCTTCGCGCCAGGGACGGACATGGCCGTCGCCCTGGCCATCGAACGGCTGACCGCCACCCTGCCTGACGGGCCGTGGTTCTCTCCGCTCCAATCGGTCCGTGACTTCACCGCTCAAACAATCTGA
- the mycP gene encoding type VII secretion-associated serine protease mycosin: protein MTRPGLRVVAAGSAVLLVMSPAAGAVTPPSVEPGAAVPSGSAGPVVPMVQRTECVTTGVIPGTGPGALSPNQQTLNLAGAWMFSRGEGQLVAVIDTGVSPGPRLPDVEGGGDFVSTTDGLTDCDGHGTAVAGIIGGQPGTDAFSGVAPAARLLSIRQSSAAYAPRESGDDPAVVKVTTDISALARAVVRAADLGARVINISLPVCPRAGTDVDQQALGAALRYAAVDKDAVIVAAAGDVGLPSLYGAQDCQANPISGPGGRDDPRNWQAATSISVPSWWQPYVLSVGSLSTTGMPSAFSMPGPWLGIAAPGEDVVSVGNGPAAGLVNGIPGPRGQWVGLSGTGYAAAYVSGVAALVRSRFPAMPATQVVHRLRATAHQGARTPSNLVGAGTLDPVAALTWELPPPASDPASDAPARIAAPTVPAARDDSARTIAFGGTAALALAVIGAAYAAHRREDRHE from the coding sequence ATGACCCGGCCCGGGCTGCGCGTGGTGGCCGCGGGCTCGGCAGTCCTTCTCGTCATGAGCCCCGCGGCGGGGGCGGTTACCCCCCCGTCCGTCGAACCCGGCGCCGCGGTCCCGTCCGGTAGCGCAGGACCAGTCGTCCCGATGGTCCAACGTACCGAGTGTGTGACGACCGGTGTAATTCCCGGCACCGGCCCAGGTGCTCTCTCGCCGAATCAGCAGACGTTGAATTTAGCTGGGGCTTGGATGTTTTCGCGGGGAGAGGGCCAGCTCGTCGCGGTGATCGATACCGGAGTGAGCCCCGGGCCGCGACTGCCTGATGTCGAGGGTGGCGGCGACTTCGTCTCGACGACTGACGGATTGACCGACTGTGACGGTCATGGCACCGCGGTCGCCGGGATCATCGGTGGCCAACCCGGCACCGATGCTTTCTCGGGCGTGGCGCCCGCGGCTCGGCTCCTATCGATCAGGCAGTCCTCGGCCGCATACGCTCCGCGCGAATCGGGCGACGACCCGGCGGTCGTCAAGGTGACAACCGATATCTCGGCTCTGGCACGCGCCGTTGTGCGCGCGGCCGACCTGGGGGCGCGAGTCATCAACATCTCACTGCCCGTGTGCCCGCGTGCCGGCACCGACGTGGACCAACAAGCACTCGGCGCGGCGCTGCGCTACGCAGCCGTCGACAAAGACGCCGTGATCGTCGCCGCGGCTGGAGACGTCGGTCTCCCTTCGCTTTACGGTGCCCAGGATTGCCAGGCCAACCCGATCAGCGGTCCTGGCGGCCGTGACGACCCGCGGAACTGGCAGGCGGCCACGTCCATCTCGGTGCCGTCATGGTGGCAACCCTACGTACTCTCCGTGGGATCTCTGTCGACCACCGGCATGCCCTCCGCCTTCTCGATGCCCGGGCCATGGTTGGGTATCGCGGCGCCGGGCGAGGACGTCGTATCGGTCGGAAACGGCCCCGCCGCAGGCCTGGTCAATGGAATTCCCGGTCCCCGCGGGCAATGGGTCGGCCTCAGCGGTACCGGCTACGCGGCGGCGTACGTCTCCGGTGTCGCGGCATTGGTTCGCAGCAGATTCCCCGCCATGCCCGCTACGCAGGTCGTCCACCGATTGCGAGCGACCGCCCACCAGGGTGCCCGGACTCCGTCGAATCTGGTGGGTGCAGGCACGCTCGATCCGGTGGCGGCATTGACGTGGGAGCTGCCGCCGCCGGCCTCGGATCCGGCGAGTGACGCCCCTGCCCGGATCGCTGCGCCGACCGTGCCTGCGGCCCGGGATGATTCGGCTCGCACGATCGCATTCGGCGGCACTGCCGCACTCGCACTGGCGGTGATCGGCGCGGCGTACGCGGCACATCGACGAGAGGACCGGCACGAGTGA
- the eccB gene encoding type VII secretion protein EccB has translation MSFTSRTPVNHNADQVTYRRGFVTRHQVTGWRFLMRRIASGVALHDTRMLTDPLRTQSRSVVMGVLIVVTGLIGCFVFSLLKPGGSVGNNAVLADRDTAALYVRVDDRLHPVLNLTSARLIAGHPVTPTSVGSAALDKLARGATVGIPGAPERMVQNSSGDTDWTVCDSAASKNPGVTVIGGRVAGGGVRASALPPDKAVLVVAGTPDAPTTWLLWEGRRSRVDLADHAATDALGLGTTIPAPTQIAPGLFNSIPEGAPLVAPVIPGSGAPPQFAMSVPAPVGAVVAGFGPDGTLAYYAVLPDGLQSVSPVVADLLRNTNSYGLQQPPRLGADEISRLPVSRMIDTAAFPAKSVGLVDPAAAPVVCSQWSKAAGASASSLVLLSGAALPIAEGKQPVDLPGNGTSAARVVLPVGKGYFAQTVGQESASPPAGSLFWLSDAGMRYGIEAANSDELTQTLTALGLTSPATPIPWSVLTLFAAGPPLSKAGALAVFVGTENR, from the coding sequence ATGAGCTTCACGTCCCGCACACCGGTGAACCACAACGCCGATCAGGTCACCTATCGCCGGGGTTTCGTCACCAGGCACCAAGTCACGGGTTGGCGATTTCTGATGCGGCGCATCGCCTCTGGTGTGGCACTGCACGACACTCGCATGCTCACGGATCCGCTGCGCACCCAATCACGCTCGGTCGTCATGGGTGTCCTGATCGTCGTGACCGGACTGATCGGGTGTTTCGTCTTCTCCCTGCTCAAACCCGGTGGCTCGGTGGGTAATAACGCGGTGCTGGCAGACCGTGACACCGCAGCGCTATACGTGCGGGTCGATGATCGTCTGCACCCGGTGCTCAATCTCACCTCGGCGCGGCTGATCGCGGGTCATCCCGTCACACCGACCAGCGTGGGGAGCGCGGCCCTGGACAAGCTCGCCCGCGGCGCAACGGTCGGCATACCCGGCGCACCAGAACGTATGGTGCAGAACAGTTCTGGCGATACGGACTGGACGGTCTGCGACAGCGCCGCATCCAAAAATCCGGGTGTGACAGTCATCGGCGGCCGGGTGGCCGGTGGAGGTGTCCGCGCCTCTGCTCTGCCGCCGGACAAGGCGGTCCTGGTCGTCGCCGGTACACCTGATGCTCCGACGACCTGGTTGTTGTGGGAGGGCCGGCGTAGCCGAGTAGACCTTGCCGACCATGCCGCCACCGATGCCTTGGGTCTTGGTACGACAATTCCCGCCCCGACCCAGATCGCACCAGGTTTGTTCAATTCGATCCCCGAGGGTGCGCCGCTGGTGGCCCCGGTGATCCCCGGCTCGGGGGCGCCGCCGCAATTCGCGATGTCGGTTCCCGCACCGGTGGGTGCGGTGGTGGCGGGGTTCGGTCCCGACGGGACGCTGGCGTACTACGCAGTGCTGCCCGACGGCCTGCAGTCGGTGTCACCGGTTGTTGCTGACTTGCTGCGAAACACGAACTCCTATGGGCTGCAACAACCTCCGCGGCTCGGTGCGGATGAGATCTCTCGTCTTCCGGTATCTCGAATGATCGATACGGCGGCGTTCCCCGCCAAGAGCGTCGGCCTGGTCGATCCGGCGGCCGCACCAGTTGTCTGCTCCCAGTGGTCGAAGGCTGCCGGAGCGAGCGCCAGTTCGTTGGTCCTGTTGTCGGGTGCGGCGTTGCCGATCGCTGAGGGAAAACAACCCGTCGATCTGCCCGGCAATGGCACGTCGGCCGCGCGCGTGGTACTTCCCGTCGGCAAGGGTTACTTCGCGCAGACCGTGGGCCAGGAGTCGGCCTCGCCGCCTGCCGGCTCGTTGTTTTGGCTGTCGGATGCTGGAATGCGATACGGCATCGAGGCCGCGAACTCCGATGAGCTGACTCAGACGCTGACGGCCCTGGGCCTGACGTCACCCGCGACGCCGATTCCGTGGTCAGTGCTCACCCTGTTCGCCGCGGGGCCCCCGTTGTCGAAGGCTGGCGCGCTGGCCGTGTTTGTAGGAACGGAGAACCGTTGA
- the eccCa gene encoding type VII secretion protein EccCa: MSRLIFEARRRLSPPPVRKGAITIEAPPELPRAVPASLLRRALPYLIVMLIVGMIVALFATGMRLISPQILFFPFVLLLAATALYRGNDNKLRTEEVDAERADYLRYLSVVRDNVRAQAAEQRASLEWSHPDPAVLASIPGSRRQWERDPGDRDFLVVRTGLHDVALDTALRVKDIADEVDLEPVAHSALRGLLDVQRTVHRAPTGIDLASISRLTLVGDGDAARSALRAWIAQAVTWHDPSLLGVALASPDVDGENWSWLKWLAHVDIPGALDGVGSARYLSSDPDELVSKIGPALAERPEFGDELGRGLRHLLIVVDDPGYDLSASVLSAHWAGVTVVHVTATEPHREQYSDPERPVLRISEGGIQRWGTQRWQTYVDSADQLSTDEASHLARQLARWDSNPSHAGLRSAAVSGATFTTLLDIDDATQLDVPELWAPRERDRELRVPIGVRTTGEPLYFDLKDEAEGGMGPHGLMIGMTGSGKSQTLMSILLSLLTTHSAERLIVIYADFKGEAGADIFRHFPQVVAVISNMAEKKSLADRFADTLRGEVARREILLRDAGRRVQGSAFNSVTEYEAAIAAGHELPPLPTLFVVADEFTLMLADHPEYAELFDYVARKGRSFRIHILFASQTLDVGRIKDIDKNTSYRIGLKVASPAASRQIIGVEDAFHIEAGKEHKGVGFLVPAPGAEPVKFRSTYVDGIYDPPARPRSYVVPADPHPQLFTAAEVGLDEDVVIVSGDDRLPRPTPKKLIATIGEQLADYGPRAPRLWLPPLDDPIPLAEVLAGAHIPMGLGQWPLGEIDRPFEMRRDPLVFDGTSSAGNMVIHGGAKSGKSTALQTFVLSAAALHSPDQVSFYCIDYGGGQLRALEDLAHVGSVASPLEAERIRRTFGELDQLLEDRQRAGYGAGYPHVFLIIDNLYAFSRDNTDQFNTRNPLLAKVTELANAGLAYRIHVVVTTPNWLEVPLAMRDGLGLRLELRLPDSRDSNVRVAGALRRPAESVPYDQPGRGLTMAAEHFLFAKPELSQIQQLNARDPGQSAPRVRLLPTELAPAQIAPLYVGPEQVVIGQRERDLTPVALDFGTHPLLMVLGDSKSGKTTLLRHIIRTLRENSTADRLAFTVLDRRLRLVDEALFPDNEYTANTDRIVPAVLGLSAIVEGRRPPAGLSTAELRTWSFTGHTHYLLVDDVDQLPDGPAMSGPYAGARPWTPLIGLLSEAADLGLRVIVTARASGSAHILMTNPLLRRMNDLQATTLMLSGNPQDSAKIRGHRFSRSAPGRGMLLDESDAPTYLQLVNPLIGSPVGGPDTIDGSLS; this comes from the coding sequence TTGAGCAGGCTCATCTTCGAGGCACGCAGGCGACTTTCCCCACCTCCCGTGCGCAAGGGTGCGATCACGATCGAGGCCCCGCCGGAACTGCCGCGCGCTGTGCCGGCTTCCTTGCTGCGGCGAGCCCTCCCGTATTTGATCGTCATGCTGATCGTCGGCATGATCGTCGCGCTCTTCGCGACCGGGATGCGGCTGATCTCACCACAGATCTTGTTCTTCCCATTCGTCCTCCTGCTGGCTGCGACAGCCTTGTATCGCGGGAACGACAACAAGTTGCGTACCGAGGAAGTCGACGCCGAACGCGCCGATTATTTGCGCTATTTATCCGTCGTGCGTGACAACGTGCGTGCTCAGGCCGCCGAGCAGCGGGCCAGCCTTGAGTGGTCCCATCCCGATCCCGCTGTGCTGGCTTCGATTCCAGGTTCTCGCAGACAGTGGGAGCGCGATCCGGGGGACCGGGACTTCCTCGTGGTGCGCACCGGCCTGCACGACGTGGCGCTGGATACGGCGTTGCGGGTCAAGGACATTGCCGACGAAGTGGATTTGGAGCCCGTGGCGCACAGTGCCCTTCGCGGCCTGCTGGATGTCCAGCGAACGGTCCATCGCGCGCCGACGGGAATTGACCTCGCGTCGATTTCGCGGCTCACGCTGGTCGGGGACGGCGATGCGGCGCGCTCGGCGCTGCGGGCATGGATTGCACAGGCTGTGACCTGGCACGACCCAAGCCTGCTCGGCGTTGCCCTGGCCAGCCCTGACGTGGACGGCGAAAACTGGTCATGGCTCAAATGGCTTGCTCACGTGGATATTCCGGGTGCTCTCGACGGCGTTGGCTCGGCCCGCTATCTCAGCTCCGACCCAGATGAACTGGTCTCGAAGATCGGGCCGGCGCTGGCCGAGCGCCCCGAGTTCGGCGACGAGTTGGGCCGCGGTCTGCGCCATCTCTTGATCGTGGTCGACGATCCCGGTTATGACCTCTCGGCGTCGGTGTTGTCGGCCCATTGGGCCGGTGTCACCGTCGTTCACGTCACTGCGACCGAACCGCACCGGGAGCAGTATTCGGATCCCGAACGGCCCGTGCTGAGGATCTCCGAGGGCGGCATCCAGCGTTGGGGCACCCAGAGGTGGCAAACTTACGTGGACAGCGCCGATCAGCTGTCCACCGATGAGGCCTCGCACCTGGCCCGGCAACTGGCGCGCTGGGACTCCAATCCCAGCCACGCCGGTTTGCGCTCGGCGGCCGTCAGCGGTGCCACATTCACCACCCTGCTCGACATCGATGACGCCACGCAGCTGGACGTACCCGAGCTGTGGGCGCCGCGCGAGCGCGACCGCGAGCTGCGAGTACCGATCGGCGTGAGGACGACCGGCGAGCCGTTGTACTTCGACCTCAAGGACGAGGCCGAGGGCGGGATGGGCCCGCACGGTCTGATGATCGGTATGACGGGCTCCGGCAAGTCCCAGACTCTCATGTCGATCCTGTTGTCCCTGTTGACAACTCACTCCGCTGAGCGACTGATCGTCATCTACGCCGATTTCAAGGGCGAGGCCGGCGCCGACATATTCCGCCATTTTCCCCAAGTCGTGGCGGTCATTTCGAATATGGCGGAAAAGAAATCGCTGGCGGATCGATTCGCCGACACATTGCGTGGTGAAGTCGCGCGCCGAGAGATTCTGCTTCGCGATGCGGGACGCCGCGTGCAGGGCAGCGCGTTCAACTCGGTCACCGAATACGAAGCCGCGATCGCGGCCGGCCACGAGCTACCCCCGCTGCCGACGCTTTTCGTGGTCGCCGACGAATTCACACTGATGCTCGCCGACCATCCGGAATACGCGGAGCTGTTCGATTATGTTGCGCGCAAAGGCCGGTCGTTTCGGATCCACATCCTGTTCGCATCGCAGACTCTGGACGTCGGGCGGATCAAGGACATCGACAAGAACACGTCGTACCGGATCGGCCTGAAGGTCGCCAGCCCGGCCGCGTCACGTCAGATCATCGGCGTCGAGGATGCATTTCACATCGAGGCGGGCAAGGAGCACAAGGGCGTCGGATTCCTGGTGCCGGCACCCGGTGCGGAGCCGGTCAAATTTCGCAGCACATATGTCGACGGCATCTACGACCCGCCTGCGCGGCCCAGATCCTATGTGGTGCCTGCCGATCCCCACCCGCAGTTGTTCACCGCGGCGGAGGTCGGACTCGACGAGGATGTGGTGATCGTGTCCGGTGACGATCGTTTGCCGAGACCCACACCCAAGAAGCTCATCGCGACGATCGGCGAGCAGCTGGCTGACTACGGCCCACGAGCACCGCGACTGTGGCTGCCACCGCTCGATGACCCGATCCCGCTGGCCGAGGTCCTCGCCGGAGCCCACATTCCGATGGGGCTGGGACAGTGGCCGCTCGGCGAGATCGACCGCCCGTTCGAGATGCGCCGGGACCCGCTCGTCTTCGATGGCACCTCCTCCGCGGGGAACATGGTGATCCATGGCGGCGCCAAGTCGGGGAAATCGACTGCGCTGCAGACATTCGTTCTCTCCGCGGCGGCGCTGCATTCACCGGACCAGGTGTCGTTCTACTGCATTGACTACGGGGGCGGCCAGCTTCGGGCGCTGGAAGATCTCGCCCATGTCGGCAGTGTCGCGTCTCCGCTGGAGGCTGAGCGAATCCGCCGCACGTTCGGCGAACTCGACCAGCTCCTGGAGGATAGGCAACGTGCCGGGTACGGCGCCGGCTATCCGCACGTCTTTCTCATCATCGACAACCTTTACGCCTTCAGTCGAGACAACACCGACCAGTTCAACACCCGCAACCCACTCCTGGCCAAGGTCACCGAACTGGCGAATGCCGGTCTGGCATACCGTATCCACGTGGTCGTGACCACTCCGAACTGGCTCGAGGTGCCGTTGGCGATGCGCGACGGGCTGGGCCTGCGCCTGGAGCTGCGACTGCCGGATTCGCGTGACAGCAACGTTCGAGTTGCCGGTGCACTGCGCAGGCCTGCGGAATCGGTGCCCTACGATCAGCCGGGCCGTGGTCTGACCATGGCGGCCGAACATTTTCTCTTTGCGAAACCCGAGCTCAGTCAGATCCAACAGCTCAACGCTCGTGATCCAGGGCAGTCGGCACCACGGGTGCGATTGCTCCCGACCGAGCTCGCACCGGCCCAGATCGCACCCCTGTATGTCGGGCCCGAACAGGTGGTCATCGGCCAGCGCGAGCGCGATCTCACCCCGGTGGCACTGGACTTCGGCACGCATCCGTTGCTGATGGTTTTGGGCGACAGCAAGTCCGGCAAGACGACCCTGTTGCGCCACATAATCCGGACACTGCGTGAGAATTCGACGGCGGACCGGCTCGCTTTCACCGTGCTGGACCGGCGACTGCGGCTCGTCGACGAGGCTCTGTTTCCCGACAACGAGTACACAGCGAATACCGACCGCATCGTCCCGGCAGTGCTGGGGTTGTCGGCGATTGTCGAAGGCCGCCGCCCGCCGGCCGGGTTGTCGACAGCAGAGCTGAGGACGTGGAGCTTCACGGGCCATACGCACTACCTGCTGGTCGATGACGTCGATCAACTGCCCGATGGGCCGGCGATGTCGGGGCCCTACGCCGGAGCGCGACCGTGGACTCCGCTGATCGGCTTACTCTCCGAAGCCGCCGATCTGGGGCTTCGGGTGATCGTCACCGCGCGTGCGTCGGGCTCCGCCCACATCCTGATGACGAATCCGTTGCTGCGCCGGATGAACGACCTACAGGCCACGACGCTGATGTTGTCGGGTAATCCGCAGGACAGTGCCAAGATTCGCGGGCACCGGTTCAGCAGGTCGGCACCGGGCCGCGGAATGCTGCTCGATGAGAGCGACGCGCCGACGTATCTGCAGCTTGTCAATCCGTTGATCGGATCGCCGGTCGGCGGCCCCGACACTATCGATGGGAGTCTGTCATGA
- a CDS encoding WXG100 family type VII secretion target: MSQIMYNYPAMLGHASDMAGYAGTLQAVGADIATEQAALRGAWQGDTGMTYQVWQAQWNSAMEELVRAYRAMASTHETNTLAMQARDQAEGAKWG; this comes from the coding sequence ATGTCTCAGATCATGTACAACTATCCCGCCATGCTCGGCCACGCCAGTGACATGGCCGGCTATGCCGGCACGTTGCAGGCGGTGGGGGCCGATATCGCCACCGAACAGGCCGCCTTGCGGGGTGCCTGGCAGGGCGACACCGGAATGACCTACCAGGTATGGCAGGCGCAATGGAACAGCGCGATGGAGGAACTGGTGCGCGCCTATCGCGCGATGGCCTCGACGCACGAAACGAACACGCTCGCAATGCAGGCGCGTGATCAGGCCGAAGGTGCTAAGTGGGGCTAG
- the eccD gene encoding type VII secretion integral membrane protein EccD — MTQISVPTDSIPALPIVRVAILADSRIVDVALPAEVPLREILPAVRRLLPPSVESGEEAEAPAPRPLSLATVGGAPFSLDASLNTVGVVDGDLLALQPVPSGPSAPGVVEDIADAAVIFSASRLRPWGIADIRVIARVAVVALILAATTVAAVHRITTGGVTGLYAVSGVAAAAIIATLLARARENRCAAELSVAALVPIGAGLASAVGGGFGPAQVMLAAAGVAAWSLICLITADRYIAFFAANSVIGVAILVTTAVAQTWALPLPTLGCGLLAAALLLAVQAAQLSALTAHLPLPVLPAPGDPTPSAPAMRVLEDLPRRVRLSEAHQTGFVASSVVLSVAGSLALLARPESVATLAWYAVIATSAAAVLRARVWDIAACKAWLLLQPFLVSIGLLVLFLITGTALQAGGALIALGVLTAAFVAASTNPGLVDPERYSLPVRRLVGFLAAAIDASLIPVLAYLVGLFAWVLDR; from the coding sequence ATGACTCAAATCTCGGTGCCGACCGACAGCATCCCGGCACTGCCGATCGTGCGAGTCGCGATACTGGCCGACAGCCGGATTGTGGACGTAGCGTTGCCGGCGGAGGTGCCCCTGCGAGAGATCTTGCCTGCGGTTCGCCGGCTGCTGCCCCCGAGCGTCGAATCCGGGGAGGAGGCCGAGGCTCCCGCACCACGACCGCTGAGCCTGGCGACTGTCGGTGGTGCCCCATTTTCACTGGACGCCAGCCTGAACACAGTGGGTGTGGTGGACGGTGATCTTCTTGCTCTCCAGCCCGTTCCGTCGGGGCCGTCAGCTCCCGGTGTCGTGGAGGACATCGCCGACGCAGCCGTGATCTTCTCCGCCTCGCGCCTGCGGCCGTGGGGGATCGCTGACATCCGGGTGATCGCCCGTGTCGCTGTCGTCGCGCTCATCCTGGCCGCCACAACAGTAGCGGCCGTTCACCGGATCACCACCGGCGGTGTCACCGGGTTGTATGCGGTGAGCGGCGTAGCTGCCGCCGCGATCATTGCAACACTTCTGGCGCGCGCACGCGAGAACCGTTGCGCCGCTGAGTTGTCGGTGGCTGCTCTCGTGCCGATCGGCGCGGGCCTCGCGTCGGCTGTCGGCGGCGGCTTCGGCCCGGCGCAGGTCATGCTCGCGGCCGCCGGCGTTGCCGCCTGGTCGCTGATCTGCTTGATCACCGCCGACCGGTACATCGCGTTCTTCGCCGCGAACAGTGTCATCGGCGTGGCCATTCTGGTTACGACCGCAGTCGCCCAGACCTGGGCGCTGCCGTTGCCGACATTGGGCTGCGGTCTGCTGGCGGCGGCACTGCTGCTCGCGGTTCAAGCCGCCCAACTGTCCGCATTGACAGCGCATCTGCCGCTTCCGGTCCTGCCGGCGCCGGGTGACCCGACTCCGTCGGCACCGGCGATGCGTGTGCTCGAGGACCTGCCTCGCCGTGTTCGGCTCAGCGAGGCGCACCAGACCGGGTTCGTCGCGAGTTCGGTGGTGCTGTCGGTCGCAGGGTCGCTGGCGCTGCTCGCACGACCGGAGTCCGTCGCCACATTGGCCTGGTACGCGGTGATCGCAACATCGGCCGCCGCTGTGCTGCGGGCCCGCGTGTGGGACATCGCTGCCTGCAAGGCATGGCTGCTGCTCCAGCCCTTCCTCGTGTCGATCGGCTTGCTTGTGCTGTTCCTCATCACGGGCACCGCGTTGCAGGCAGGGGGCGCTCTGATCGCCTTGGGTGTCCTGACCGCGGCGTTTGTGGCGGCCTCGACGAATCCGGGTCTCGTCGATCCAGAGAGGTATTCACTGCCCGTCCGCCGGCTTGTCGGGTTTCTCGCCGCCGCGATCGATGCGTCCTTGATTCCGGTCTTGGCCTACCTGGTGGGACTGTTCGCTTGGGTGCTCGACCGATGA